GCGCCCCACCTTCACCCCGGACCGCCGCGCGGCATTCGTGGCGGCTCCGTCCACCTGGCCGTCGGACTTCAACGCCAGGCCGGAGCAGCTGCTCGAGCGGTACAGGGTCCCCGTGGCCAGATGGTAGGCGTCGAGTTGATCACAGAAGTTGTAGTGGCCTCGCCGGCCCCGGATCACCAGCCAGCCGTCTGTCGGTGCGCGGATGCGGCCCAGCGGCAGCACCGTCTGGACGTTCCGCGCGTCCGGGTCGAGCGCCAGACAGACCCGCCAGGCCTTGTAGCGGCTCCGTGAAGGCTGCTTCCGGGCCTCCTTCATGCAGTCCGTCGGAGGCGGCGGATCCGCGTCGAATGTGCCCGGACGACGGTTCTCCGGGCGGAAGGCCTTCTCCGCCCGCGCTCGCCAGGCTTCGGTCTCCGCGCCGCACTCACCGGCGTTCAAGGGACACAGCAGGGATGCCAGCCGGTGCTTCGGTGACGACTCGCGCGCCAGCACGACGCGAAGGTCCGGAGGAATGACGACGGTCTGTGCTCCGGCGCGGCCCAGCTCCAGTTGGGACGTGAAGTACGCCTTGCCTCCGTCGCGCCACCACGTCTTCAACGCGAGCGCGGGCGCGACGGTCTCCTCGTCCCAGGACAGCGGCTCCCGGCCCTCCTCCGCGCGGGCGATGCCGAAGCAGCGGTGGCTCAGCAGGAGCATGAGCCCCGACCGCGCCTCCTCCACCTCGCCATCCATTGGGAGCGCCTCCATCCGCGCGTCGAACGCGGACAGCTCCTCTCGCGCCGCCTGCCAATCGGCGGAGTCCGGCGGACACGGGACGATGCGCTTCGCCTGCGGGGGCGCGGCCGCCAGCAACCAACCCAGCCCGAACGATGCGATGAGGGACACGGACATGCCCGCCATGGCAGCCGCTCCGGGGCTCGGACGTCAAGCCGCGCGGTGGCGCCCTACTCGTCGAGGAGGGCCGACCAGAAGCGCACCAGCTTCAGCGACTCCATCACGCTGGCCTTCCGGTCCATCTCCGCGTGGGTGATGAGCGGCGTGGGCAGCAGGTGCACGCGCGTGTGCGGCTCCAGCGCGCGCGCCAGCAGCGTGGATTCGATGGCGGGGATGACGGAGTCGTCCATCCCGTGCAGCAGGTACACCGGCGCACTCGGCGCGGGGGAGCGGTCCGGCGACAGCGACGGGTCTCCGGCGAAGTCCTTCACGAAGGGCAGCAACCGGGGCCCCAGAGCGGCCACGTCGCGCGTGTTCACCTGGTGCAGCAGCGTGGCGGCGGGCTCCGGCAACGTGGCCTCCATCGCGCGCGCCTCCGCGAACGCGGCCTCCGCCTGCTTCGAGTCCACGAGCGTCAGGTGCGACGCGTGCATGAACTTCAGGACGCCGCTGCGCAGGGCCTCCACCTGCTCCGGCGGCACCAGCCGGTCCGCGACGTTCAGCAGGATGACCACCACGCCGTAGTCGTGCGGTGTGCGGTGCGTCCCGTCCGCCTGCACGCCCGTGCACAGGAAGGACAGCACGCGGGAGAGGTCGCCGTGTCCTCCGAAGGACAGCACCGCGGCCACCTTGTCGCGCAGCGCGGGCCGGCCCGCCGCGACGACGGACAAGCCTCCGGAGAAGCTGATGCCGAAGAGGTCCACCTTCCCCTCCGGCGCCAGTGAGCCCGGCCCCAGCGCCCACAGCGCCGTCTCCTCGATGATGTCCGGCAGGCACGGCGTGATTTCGTAGCGCAGCAGGTCCGGCGGCTCCGGCGTGAGCACCGGATGTCCGCCCATGGCCAGGTCCTCCGCCAGGCGCACCAGCCGGGGCTCGTCGATGCCCGCCGCGTGCACGCCCGACGTGAGCACGATGAGCCGGCCCCTGCGCCGGTCCGGCTGGTAGAGCCGCGCGCGCACCGGCCCGTGGTGCGTGGGCACGCTCAGGTCCGCGACGCTGAAGGCCCCGGTGCCGTAGCGGCTGGCCAGGGCCGTGGCCGGGGTGCCGTGCATCCCCGCCGCGCGCAGCACGAAGGACAGCCCTCGCAGCTCGGGCGGCAGCAGGAAGAAGGCCGCGACCAGCAGGGCCGCCAGCACGGCCCCCAGTGTCCAGCGCGTCCGGCGCTTCATTGCATCAGGGTTTCGACGAAGGTGCACAGCTGGTCGCGCTCGAAGGGCTTCTCCAGCAGCTCGCGCGCGCGGCGGCCCACGAACTCACGGGCCTGCGGGTTCACCCCGCCCGTCATCAGGCCGGTGCGCGGCGCCAGCTCCGGCGCCAGCCGCTCCAGCTCCACCAGGAAGTCCATGCCGCTCATGCCCGGCATCATCAGGTCGCAGAGGATGGCGTCGAACTTCTCGCCGTGCGACAGGCGCTTCAGGGCCTCGCGCGCGTCCTGGATGACGTGCACCTCGTAGAGGTTGCGCAAGAGGCGGCTCACCGCGCTGCCCACCGCCGGCTCGTCGTCGATGAGCAGCAACCGGCGCAGGTCTCGCGTCGCGCGCACCGGCTTCGACGCGGGCTCTTCCGTCACGGCCGGGGCGGCTTGCGCGGACCGGGCCGCTTCGGGCGGCAACGTGAGCGCCGGCAGCTCCACGCGGAAGAGGCTGCCCTGTCCCTCTTCGCTGGCCACCTCGATGTGGCCGCCCATCGCGTGCACCAGCGTGAGGCAGATGGACAGGCCCAGGCCCGTGCCGCCCTTGGGCGAGCGCGTGGTGAAGAACGGATCGAAGATGCGCTGGCGCACCTCCACGGGCATCCCGCGCCCATTGTCCTCCACCTCGATGAGCACGTGGCCCTCGCGGCCCGGACGCACGCTCAGCTTGATCAGGTTCTCTTCCGGAGCCCTGTCGCCGAAGGCCTGGAGCGCGTTGGTCAGCAGGCCGGTGACGACCTGCGCCAGGCGACCCTCGTTGCCGTGCACCGCGGCCACCGGCTCCAGGTCGCACGCCATGCACGCGCGGTGCTGGAGGTCGTCGCGCATGAGCTTGACCGCGTTCTCCACCGCGCGCCGCACATCCACCGGACCGTGCTGCTCCTCCTCCGTGCGCGAGAACGTCCGCAGGTCGCGCACGATGGAGCGCACCCGCCCCGCGCCCTCCAGCGCCTCCGCCACCACCTGCCGCAGCTCCTCCAGTTGCTCGGGCGGAACGGGGAGCACCGGCTGCGCCACGCGCTCCCAGAGGTAGGCCAGGTTGGAGGTCACGTACGAGAGCGGGTTGTTGATTTCATGCGCGACACCCGCGGCCAGCGTGCCCACGGACGTCATCCGCTCCGCCAGCCGCCGCTGCGTCTCCAGGCGGGAGCGCTCGGTGACGTCGCGAACGAGCCCCACGAGGAAGCGCTCGCCGTTGGGCAGCATGTACGCGGCCCGCTGCGTGAGCACCTCGCGCGAGCGGCCCTTCGCGTCGGTGAAGGAGCCCTCGTCCTCCACGGTCTGCCCGGTGGTGAAGGCGCGCTCGTCCTGGCGCCACGACGCCTCCGCCTCGTGCGGCGGCACCTGCGCCGAAGTGACCGTGCCGCGCAGCGCTTCAGCGGGTTGATCCAACAGGCGGCAGTAGGCGTTGTTCACCGCCACGAGCCGGTGCTCGCGGTCCTTGATGAACAGCGGCTCCGGCACCGCGTCCAGCGCGCCCTGGAACATGTCGCGGGCCCGCCGGAGCGCCTGCGCGTCCCCGTCCGAGGACCTGCGCCGCAGCGCCACGAGCCTCGCGCCCCAGCGCGTGCCGGGCGGCGTCACGCACTCGTCCGCGCCCGCGGACACCAGCGCCTCCGCCTCCTCGCCCTCGCGCTTCGTCAGCACCACCAGCCAGGTCCGGGTCTGCAACCGGCGCGCATGCGCCCACTGGCAGCGCGCCTTCACGGCCTCCAGCGGGCCGCCATGGTCCCACAGGACGAGGAGCCCTTCGGGCAGCGGCTCCGGCGGGGACTCCACGCGGATCACCCGACACGCGCGCCCTTCGGCCGTGGCGCAAAGGTCGCGCTCCACGTCCTGGGCCACCGGGGCTGGGACCGCCACCAGCATTGCGTGCACCGCGTCGCTCCTCGCGCCCCGCGGGATCATTCCACCCGCGTCGCCCGACCGCATTGCAGCCTTGACCGCGCCAACCCGTCAACGCGGGGCCGCGCGGACTGCCCGTAGCCCATTTCCGGGTCGGGTGGGACTCAGAATTGCAGTGAACCGCGCGCGATGACGCGGGGGCCTACCTTGCAGGAAGGTAGGAGCGAGCAGCGCTCGCAGTGCTGGGGCAGCGTCTTCGCCGGGCAGGCGCCACTCATGCCGTAGTGACACAGAGCAAAGTCATACCGGACCGGATCTTCTGGATCGAGCGCCCGCAGCGAGGCCGTCACCTCCTCGGCGGTCCGCCAGGTGAGGTCCGTCCGCTGCGTCAGTCCCAGGTGCAGCGCCATCCGTCCAATGTGCGTGTCCAGTGGGACCAGCAGTGCTGAGGCGGGCACCTGCTTCCAGATGCCGAAGTCCACCGCGTCCGGTCCGCGCACCATCCACCGCAGGTACAGGTTGAGGCGCTTCGCGGCGCCCGGCCCCAGCGGCGAGGGCAGCAGGTGATGCAGTCCCCGCTCCGGCCCCATGGCCTTGCGGAGCGCGGCCATGGGCACGTCCCGCAGCGCGGCGGTGAAGGCCGCGAGCGCCCCGTGCAGCGTGCCGCTCGCCTGGAAGCCGCGCACGAACAGCGCCTCCAGGCTGCCGTGCTCGCGCAGCGCGCGGCCCATGCCCAAGAGCAGCACCGCGAGGTCGGTGCCCACGTTGAAGCGGTACACGAAGCCCGTGAGCAGCGCCTTCGCGCCCTTCACGTCCAGCGCGCGCACGAAGGCCGCGGGGGACGGCCCCATCTGTTTCAGGAGCGCATCCACCTTCGGGCGGAAGAGGTCCGCGCGCCCGTAGGCCAGCGCCGCCGCGAGCAGCGCGCTGACCTCCACGTCGCGTGGATCCGTGTAGCGGTGGGGGAACTCCACCGGGTCGAACCCGATGCGCGCCGTCTGATCCATGGACGCCAGGAAGGCATCCAGGCGGGGGCGCAGGAGGTCGGCCGCCTGGGTGCTCAATCCTGTATGGGCGACACGGCGCTTCTTCATCACGCGACCTGTCTTAACGCGTGAGCTCGCGCACCGCGTGGCCCAGCTCCGGGAGGATGAGCGCGTCCAGCGCCAGCCGCACCGCCTGCGGCGAGCCCGGCAGCGCGAAGAGGATCATCCCCTGGTACGTGCCCGCCGTGGCGCGCGACATCATCGCGGGGCTGCCGATGCGCTGGAACGACAGCATCCGGAACAGCTCGCCGAAGCCGGGCAGCTCCTTCTCGAAGAGCGCGCGCAGCGTCTCCACCGTGCAGTCGCGCCGGCCAATGCCGGTGCCGCCCGTGAAGAGCACCGCGCGGGCCCCCGCCGCCTGCGCCTGCGCGAGCGCGCCCCGGATGGCCTCCGGATCATCCTTCACCACCGTGTGCCCGGCGACGGTGTGCCCCGCGGCGGCCAGGCCCTCGCGCAGGTCCTTGCCGCTGCCGTCGTGCGCTTCGTCCCGGCTGTCCGAGCACGTCACCACGTACGCGCTGACATGCACCGGCGCGCGCGACTTGTGCTCCGCCGCCACCGGGGAGCCCTCGTGCGAGTGCCCGTGGTCATGACCGTGACCGTGGTCATGGTCGTGCGAATGGTCGTGGTCGTGCGAATGCCCGTGGCCGTGGTCGTGTGAATGGCCGTGGTGGTGGTGGTGATGGCCATGACCGTGGTCATGGTCGTGATCGTGTCCGTCGTGTCCCATGTTGGACGCTCCTGGAGGCGGAAGGCTCAAACGTCAGGCAGGTCGACGACGAGCGTTCCGTCCTCGACCGTGAGTTGCACGGTCGGCTGGTCATCACAGACGCCGGGCGAAGTCGCGTTCTTCCCCGAGTCCATGTCGAAGCCGACCTCATGACAGGGGCACACGACCATGTTGTCCTCGAGGCGTCCGCCCGACAGCAGACATCCGGCGTGGTTGCACCAGTCATCGAGGCCCTTGTAGCGGCCGTGGATCTTCGCGATGCAGACGTTGCGCTTGCCGATTTCGTAGCCCCGCATCTCCCTCTCGGCGAAGTCCGCGGGTCCCAGCTTGATCTTCGTCATTGCGTTCCTTTTCCCACAACCCGTCCGGGCCTGCACCCCCGTTCCCCCGGCATTAATTTCCCGACCGTGACTCCCGACGTGACACCCTCCACCGCCGTGCTCACCGACAAGGCGGCCGTTGCCCAGCTCCTGAGGGACATGTCCCTCCTGCTCCAGCTCCAGGGGCAGAGCGGCTTCCGCGTCCGCGCCTACGACATCGCCGCGGACCGCATCGCGAACCTGCCGCAGGACCTGGGCGCCATCGTCACCGAGGGCCGCCTGCAGGAGCTCCAGGGCATCGGCCCGGGGCTCGCCGAGAAGCTCACCGAGCTGGTGACGACCGGCCGCATGACGGCGTTCGAGGAGCTGAAGGCCCAGTTCCCCGCCGGCCTGCTGGAGCTGATGAAGCTGCCGGACGTGGGCCCGAAGAAGGTGGCCGCCCTGTGGAGCGAGCTCCAGGTGGGCAGCGTCGAGGACCTGGAGCGCGCCTGCAAGGACGGCCGCGTGCGGGAGCTCAAGGGCTTTGGCGCCAAGAGCGAGACGAAGCTCCTGGACGGCATCGCCGTGTACCGGCGCGCCCGGGGAGAACGGAAGCTGTTGGGTGAAGCGCTCCCCATCGCGGAGGGCCTGCTGGAGCGGATCCGCCAGGCCCCGGGCGTGGTGCGCGCGAGCCTGGGCGGCAGCGTGCGCCGCCGCGCGGAGACCGTGTCCGACGTGGACCTCATCGCCTCCGCGAAGGAGGCGGGGCCGGTGCTGGACGCGCTCGCGAACGCGCCGGGCGTGGCCACGGTGATTGGCAAGGGCGACAGCAAGTGCTCCGTGCGCATGGTGCAGGGCGACCTCCAGGTGGACCTGCGCGTGCTGCCGGACGAGGACTTCGCCACCGCGCTGCACCACTTCACCGGCTCCAAGGCGCACCACATCCGGCTGCGCAACCTGGGCCACGAGAAGGGCCTCAAGATTTCCGAGTGGGGCGTGCACCGCGAGGACGGCACCAAGCTCCCCGTCCCCGACGAGGCGACGCTGTACCGGCTGCTGGGCATGCAGGAGGTGCCGCCGGAGTTGCGCGAGGACAACGGCGAGGTGGAGGCCGCCCGGGCCGGGAAGCTGCCGGAGGACCTGGTGACGCTGGAGGACGTGCAGGGCGCGGTGCACGCGCACAGCACCTGGTCCGACGGCCGCAACTCGCTGGAGGAGATGGCGCGGGCGGCCCAGGCGCTGGGGCTCAAGTACCTCACCATCACCGAGCACAGCGAGGCGGCCATCCACGCGGGCGGCCTCAAGGTGGACGACCTCAAGCGGCAGTGGGAGGAGATCGACCGCGTGAACGCGGCGGTGCCCGGCGTGCGGCTGCTCAAGGGCATCGAGGTGGACATCCTGGAGTCGGGCGCGCTGGACTACGCGGACAGCGTGCTGGAGCAACTGGAGGTCGTCATCGCGTCCATCCACGTGCGCCACTCCATGGACGAGGACCAGATGACGCGCCGGGTGCTGGCCGCGCTGGACAACCCGCACCTGCACATCCTGGGACACCCCACCGGGCG
The sequence above is drawn from the Corallococcus sp. NCRR genome and encodes:
- a CDS encoding ATP-binding protein, whose protein sequence is MRSGDAGGMIPRGARSDAVHAMLVAVPAPVAQDVERDLCATAEGRACRVIRVESPPEPLPEGLLVLWDHGGPLEAVKARCQWAHARRLQTRTWLVVLTKREGEEAEALVSAGADECVTPPGTRWGARLVALRRRSSDGDAQALRRARDMFQGALDAVPEPLFIKDREHRLVAVNNAYCRLLDQPAEALRGTVTSAQVPPHEAEASWRQDERAFTTGQTVEDEGSFTDAKGRSREVLTQRAAYMLPNGERFLVGLVRDVTERSRLETQRRLAERMTSVGTLAAGVAHEINNPLSYVTSNLAYLWERVAQPVLPVPPEQLEELRQVVAEALEGAGRVRSIVRDLRTFSRTEEEQHGPVDVRRAVENAVKLMRDDLQHRACMACDLEPVAAVHGNEGRLAQVVTGLLTNALQAFGDRAPEENLIKLSVRPGREGHVLIEVEDNGRGMPVEVRQRIFDPFFTTRSPKGGTGLGLSICLTLVHAMGGHIEVASEEGQGSLFRVELPALTLPPEAARSAQAAPAVTEEPASKPVRATRDLRRLLLIDDEPAVGSAVSRLLRNLYEVHVIQDAREALKRLSHGEKFDAILCDLMMPGMSGMDFLVELERLAPELAPRTGLMTGGVNPQAREFVGRRARELLEKPFERDQLCTFVETLMQ
- a CDS encoding TIGR02757 family protein, translating into MKKRRVAHTGLSTQAADLLRPRLDAFLASMDQTARIGFDPVEFPHRYTDPRDVEVSALLAAALAYGRADLFRPKVDALLKQMGPSPAAFVRALDVKGAKALLTGFVYRFNVGTDLAVLLLGMGRALREHGSLEALFVRGFQASGTLHGALAAFTAALRDVPMAALRKAMGPERGLHHLLPSPLGPGAAKRLNLYLRWMVRGPDAVDFGIWKQVPASALLVPLDTHIGRMALHLGLTQRTDLTWRTAEEVTASLRALDPEDPVRYDFALCHYGMSGACPAKTLPQHCERCSLLPSCKVGPRVIARGSLQF
- a CDS encoding MogA/MoaB family molybdenum cofactor biosynthesis protein, whose amino-acid sequence is MHVSAYVVTCSDSRDEAHDGSGKDLREGLAAAGHTVAGHTVVKDDPEAIRGALAQAQAAGARAVLFTGGTGIGRRDCTVETLRALFEKELPGFGELFRMLSFQRIGSPAMMSRATAGTYQGMILFALPGSPQAVRLALDALILPELGHAVRELTR
- a CDS encoding Rieske (2Fe-2S) protein — protein: MTKIKLGPADFAEREMRGYEIGKRNVCIAKIHGRYKGLDDWCNHAGCLLSGGRLEDNMVVCPCHEVGFDMDSGKNATSPGVCDDQPTVQLTVEDGTLVVDLPDV
- the polX gene encoding DNA polymerase/3'-5' exonuclease PolX, producing MSLLLQLQGQSGFRVRAYDIAADRIANLPQDLGAIVTEGRLQELQGIGPGLAEKLTELVTTGRMTAFEELKAQFPAGLLELMKLPDVGPKKVAALWSELQVGSVEDLERACKDGRVRELKGFGAKSETKLLDGIAVYRRARGERKLLGEALPIAEGLLERIRQAPGVVRASLGGSVRRRAETVSDVDLIASAKEAGPVLDALANAPGVATVIGKGDSKCSVRMVQGDLQVDLRVLPDEDFATALHHFTGSKAHHIRLRNLGHEKGLKISEWGVHREDGTKLPVPDEATLYRLLGMQEVPPELREDNGEVEAARAGKLPEDLVTLEDVQGAVHAHSTWSDGRNSLEEMARAAQALGLKYLTITEHSEAAIHAGGLKVDDLKRQWEEIDRVNAAVPGVRLLKGIEVDILESGALDYADSVLEQLEVVIASIHVRHSMDEDQMTRRVLAALDNPHLHILGHPTGRLIQSREPYALRMEEVLERARERGVAVEINGKPARLDIKSEYVRQAVGLGVKLVVSCDAHRQEDLKNLAYAVATARRGWARKKDILNTRSAESFLAALRER